One part of the Humulus lupulus chromosome 9, drHumLupu1.1, whole genome shotgun sequence genome encodes these proteins:
- the LOC133800706 gene encoding probable serine/threonine-protein kinase WNK5 isoform X1, whose protein sequence is MNNSSRSSGRSVNGGAKITAELAGYVETDPSGRYGRFRDVLGKGAMKVVYKGFDEVLGIEVAWNQIKLNDVFRSPEEVQRLYAEVHLLKSLHHDSIIKFYTSWVDVHRRTFNFITEMFTSGTLRQYRQKYQRVNIGAVKSWARQILGGLEYLHGLDPPVIHRDLKCDNIFVNGHLGQVKIGDLGLAAVLRGSQHAHSVIGTPEFMAPELYEEDYDELVDIYSFGMCVLEMLTSQYPYSECSNPAQIYKKVTTGKLPEALNRIEDPEAKQFVAKCLANVSKRLPARELLLDPFLACHDDNNNDNNDDGDDYNVDVDDNDDDEEQNSTLENETDIQKEHSVEPDLQRTTNMTITGTMNPEDDTIFLKVHIYDENGNNARNIYFPFNIVNDTAIDVATEMVNEMEISDWEPSEIAVMIEQQISSLVPNWKDWVSPPLEGGCLPNSYDEVEEEEVEEEEEYDFDVTNRPFYASSCSTSHDSLLALNSSHFPHGNNMTSFDRNWSQDDIFMNDDSSSISSLNSFNYSNVNYCSGYEEDYDSSLRGNVEATMAQKSTRFRPADIVTAHSSAFPRAYHPLKHNHHQQHHPPKLTRIRSMVDVRSQLLHRSLVEEINKRRSFKTVGAIGNIGFQNLGEDFSSTKMFPTGDFPGRSSKNG, encoded by the exons ATGAACAACAGTTCAAGATCATCGGGAAGGAGTGTCAATGGAGGAGCCAAGATTACAGCTGAGCTTGCTGGTTACGTTGAAACCGACCCATCTGGTCGCTATGGACGA TTTAGAGATGTATTGGGGAAAGGAGCAATGAAGGTAGTATATAAGGGGTTTGATGAGGTTCTTGGAATAGAAGTTGCATGGAACCAAATAAAGCTAAACGATGTGTTTCGATCCCCAGAAGAAGTACAAAGACTTTATGCAGAGGTTCATCTCCTCAAAAGTCTTCACCATGATTCCATCATCAAATTCTACACCTCTTGGGTCGATGTTCACCGAAGAACCTTCAACTTCATCACTGAAATGTTCACCTCAGGAACCCTAAGACA GTATAGACAAAAGTACCAGAGAGTGAATATAGGAGCTGTAAAGAGTTGGGCCAGACAAATCCTAGGTGGGCTTGAATACTTGCATGGGCTGGATCCACCTGTGATCCACAGAGACCTCAAGTGCGACAACATCTTTGTGAATGGGCATCTTGGACAGGTGAAAATCGGTGACTTGGGTTTGGCTGCCGTTCTTCGGGGCTCCCAACACGCACACAGCGTAATAGGAACACCAGAGTTTATGGCACCAGAACTGTACGAGGAGGACTATGATGAGTTAGTAGATATTTACTCCTTCGGCATGTGTGTTCTTGAGATGCTCACCTCTCAGTATCCCTATAGCGAGTGCTCCAATCCTGCCCAAATTTATAAGAAAGTCACTact GGAAAATTGCCCGAAGCCCTCAACAGGATTGAAGATCCAGAGGCGAAGCAATTCGTGGCCAAGTGTTTAGCGAACGTTTCCAAGAGGCTACCAGCTCGGGAGCTCTTGCTCGACCCATTTCTAGCTTGCCATGATGATAATAACAATGACAACaatgatgatggtgatgattATAATGTTGATGTTGATGATAACGATGATGATGAGGAGCAGAACTCGACTCTTGAAAATGAAACTGATATTCAGAAAGAACACTCAGTGGAGCCTGATTTACAGAGGACCACGAATATGACGATTACGGGGACCATGAACCCAGAAGATGATACCATTTTTCTCAAAGTTCATATTTATGATGAAAACG GGAATAATGCTAGGAACATCTACTTCCCATTCAACATCGTGAACGACACTGCCATTGATGTGGCAACAGAGATGGTGAATGAAATGGAGATTAGCGACTGGGAACCGTCTGAGATTGCTGTGATGATAGAGCAGCAGATATCTTCTTTGGTGCCGAATTGGAAAGACTGGGTCTCACCGCCATTAGAAGGGGGTTGTCTTCCCAATAGCTATGATGAGGTAGAGGaggaagaagtagaagaagaagaagaatatgattTTGACGTTACAAATCGACCTTTCTATGCTTCATCGTGTTCTACCTCCCATGACTCTCTCTTGGCTCTTAACTCTTCCCATTTCCCTCATGGGAACAACATGACTTCTTTTGATCGTAATTGGTCTCAAG ATGACATATTTATGAACGATGATTCAAGCTCCATAAGCTCGTTAAATTCCTTTAACTACTCCAACGTGAACTACTGCTCGGGCTACGAAGAGGATTATGACTCAAGTCTCAGAGGTAATGTAGAGGCTACAATGGCACAAAAATCTACAAGATTCCGGCCTGCGGACATCGTGACAGCACACAGTAGTGCTTTTCCAAGAGCTTATCATCCCTTAAAACATAATCATCATCAACAGCATCATCCGCCGAAGCTTACCAGAATTCGATCAATGGTAGATGTGCGAAGCCAGTTGTTGCACCGGTCACTGGTTGAGGAGATTAACAAGAGGCGGTCGTTTAAGACAGTAGGAGCTATTGGGAACATTGGATTTCAGAACCTCGGCGAGGACTTTTCCAGTACTAAAATGTTCCCAACTGGTGATTTTCCAGGAAGGTCTTCCAAAAATGGTTAG
- the LOC133800706 gene encoding probable serine/threonine-protein kinase WNK5 isoform X2, which translates to MEEPRLQLSLLVTLKPTHLVAMDEYRQKYQRVNIGAVKSWARQILGGLEYLHGLDPPVIHRDLKCDNIFVNGHLGQVKIGDLGLAAVLRGSQHAHSVIGTPEFMAPELYEEDYDELVDIYSFGMCVLEMLTSQYPYSECSNPAQIYKKVTTGKLPEALNRIEDPEAKQFVAKCLANVSKRLPARELLLDPFLACHDDNNNDNNDDGDDYNVDVDDNDDDEEQNSTLENETDIQKEHSVEPDLQRTTNMTITGTMNPEDDTIFLKVHIYDENGNNARNIYFPFNIVNDTAIDVATEMVNEMEISDWEPSEIAVMIEQQISSLVPNWKDWVSPPLEGGCLPNSYDEVEEEEVEEEEEYDFDVTNRPFYASSCSTSHDSLLALNSSHFPHGNNMTSFDRNWSQDDIFMNDDSSSISSLNSFNYSNVNYCSGYEEDYDSSLRGNVEATMAQKSTRFRPADIVTAHSSAFPRAYHPLKHNHHQQHHPPKLTRIRSMVDVRSQLLHRSLVEEINKRRSFKTVGAIGNIGFQNLGEDFSSTKMFPTGDFPGRSSKNG; encoded by the exons ATGGAGGAGCCAAGATTACAGCTGAGCTTGCTGGTTACGTTGAAACCGACCCATCTGGTCGCTATGGACGA GTATAGACAAAAGTACCAGAGAGTGAATATAGGAGCTGTAAAGAGTTGGGCCAGACAAATCCTAGGTGGGCTTGAATACTTGCATGGGCTGGATCCACCTGTGATCCACAGAGACCTCAAGTGCGACAACATCTTTGTGAATGGGCATCTTGGACAGGTGAAAATCGGTGACTTGGGTTTGGCTGCCGTTCTTCGGGGCTCCCAACACGCACACAGCGTAATAGGAACACCAGAGTTTATGGCACCAGAACTGTACGAGGAGGACTATGATGAGTTAGTAGATATTTACTCCTTCGGCATGTGTGTTCTTGAGATGCTCACCTCTCAGTATCCCTATAGCGAGTGCTCCAATCCTGCCCAAATTTATAAGAAAGTCACTact GGAAAATTGCCCGAAGCCCTCAACAGGATTGAAGATCCAGAGGCGAAGCAATTCGTGGCCAAGTGTTTAGCGAACGTTTCCAAGAGGCTACCAGCTCGGGAGCTCTTGCTCGACCCATTTCTAGCTTGCCATGATGATAATAACAATGACAACaatgatgatggtgatgattATAATGTTGATGTTGATGATAACGATGATGATGAGGAGCAGAACTCGACTCTTGAAAATGAAACTGATATTCAGAAAGAACACTCAGTGGAGCCTGATTTACAGAGGACCACGAATATGACGATTACGGGGACCATGAACCCAGAAGATGATACCATTTTTCTCAAAGTTCATATTTATGATGAAAACG GGAATAATGCTAGGAACATCTACTTCCCATTCAACATCGTGAACGACACTGCCATTGATGTGGCAACAGAGATGGTGAATGAAATGGAGATTAGCGACTGGGAACCGTCTGAGATTGCTGTGATGATAGAGCAGCAGATATCTTCTTTGGTGCCGAATTGGAAAGACTGGGTCTCACCGCCATTAGAAGGGGGTTGTCTTCCCAATAGCTATGATGAGGTAGAGGaggaagaagtagaagaagaagaagaatatgattTTGACGTTACAAATCGACCTTTCTATGCTTCATCGTGTTCTACCTCCCATGACTCTCTCTTGGCTCTTAACTCTTCCCATTTCCCTCATGGGAACAACATGACTTCTTTTGATCGTAATTGGTCTCAAG ATGACATATTTATGAACGATGATTCAAGCTCCATAAGCTCGTTAAATTCCTTTAACTACTCCAACGTGAACTACTGCTCGGGCTACGAAGAGGATTATGACTCAAGTCTCAGAGGTAATGTAGAGGCTACAATGGCACAAAAATCTACAAGATTCCGGCCTGCGGACATCGTGACAGCACACAGTAGTGCTTTTCCAAGAGCTTATCATCCCTTAAAACATAATCATCATCAACAGCATCATCCGCCGAAGCTTACCAGAATTCGATCAATGGTAGATGTGCGAAGCCAGTTGTTGCACCGGTCACTGGTTGAGGAGATTAACAAGAGGCGGTCGTTTAAGACAGTAGGAGCTATTGGGAACATTGGATTTCAGAACCTCGGCGAGGACTTTTCCAGTACTAAAATGTTCCCAACTGGTGATTTTCCAGGAAGGTCTTCCAAAAATGGTTAG